A genomic region of Leptospira barantonii contains the following coding sequences:
- a CDS encoding DUF6935 domain-containing protein produces the protein MNRIRLLLFVLLCALVPFGIYSQTESVNVSAASWPKDLTSFESFRNEQSVTPQGALISLIAALDLYSKNKEEGIKALILVVDSSHLTQDANGYKGFSLNRNLIDLVKRQIEQHSYLIGSYLPGSSASNGYVPNNPPYSFTITANRFSGTEESGQRKLFVPSSGADTPRPVTLKKNAKGVWKAQEFSSLLVGIKKPATKNPADDL, from the coding sequence ATGAATCGAATTCGTCTTTTGCTCTTCGTTCTTTTATGTGCTTTGGTTCCGTTCGGAATCTATTCTCAAACGGAATCCGTCAACGTGAGTGCGGCTTCTTGGCCAAAGGATCTTACCTCCTTCGAGTCCTTTCGAAACGAACAATCCGTAACTCCTCAAGGGGCATTGATCTCTTTGATTGCGGCTTTGGATCTATATTCAAAAAACAAGGAAGAGGGGATCAAGGCTTTGATTCTTGTGGTCGATTCTTCCCATTTAACTCAGGACGCGAACGGTTATAAAGGTTTCTCATTAAATCGGAATTTGATCGATCTCGTAAAAAGACAAATCGAACAACATTCTTATCTAATCGGATCGTATCTCCCGGGTTCGTCGGCTTCCAACGGATATGTTCCTAACAACCCGCCTTATAGCTTTACGATTACAGCCAATCGTTTCAGCGGAACGGAAGAATCGGGTCAAAGAAAATTATTCGTTCCGTCCTCGGGCGCGGATACTCCGAGACCGGTCACTTTGAAAAAGAATGCCAAAGGAGTTTGGAAAGCGCAAGAATTTTCAAGTCTTCTAGTCGGTATTAAAAAACCGGCGACGAAAAATCCCGCCGATGATTTGTAA